In one Curtobacterium citreum genomic region, the following are encoded:
- the rplB gene encoding 50S ribosomal protein L2 produces MAIRNYKPTTPGRRGSSVADFAEITRSTPEKSLLRPLPKTGGRNSSGRITTRHIGGGHKRQYRVIDFRRHDKDGVDAKVAHIEYDPNRTARIALLHYVDGTKRYIIAPNKLKQGDVVEQGPGADIKPGNNLPLRNIPVGTVIHAIELRPGGGAKMARSAGASVRLVAKDGPYAQLRLPSGEVRNVDARCRATIGEVGNAEQSNINWGKAGRMRWKGVRPTVRGVAMNPVDHPHGGGEGKTSGGRHPVSPWGQAEGRTRKPNKPSDKLIVRRRNAGKKRK; encoded by the coding sequence ATGGCTATTCGTAACTACAAGCCGACGACCCCTGGTCGTCGCGGCTCGTCGGTCGCCGACTTCGCTGAGATCACCCGTTCGACGCCGGAGAAGTCGCTGCTTCGTCCGCTGCCGAAGACCGGTGGCCGCAACAGCTCCGGCCGCATCACGACCCGTCACATCGGTGGTGGCCACAAGCGCCAGTACCGCGTGATCGACTTCCGTCGTCACGACAAGGACGGCGTCGACGCCAAGGTCGCGCACATCGAGTACGACCCGAACCGCACGGCGCGCATCGCGCTCCTGCACTACGTGGACGGCACGAAGCGCTACATCATCGCGCCGAACAAGCTCAAGCAGGGCGACGTCGTCGAGCAGGGTCCCGGCGCGGACATCAAGCCCGGCAACAACCTGCCGCTGCGCAACATCCCGGTCGGTACCGTGATCCACGCGATCGAGCTCCGTCCCGGTGGCGGCGCGAAGATGGCCCGGTCCGCCGGTGCCTCGGTGCGTCTCGTCGCCAAGGACGGCCCCTACGCGCAGCTCCGTCTGCCGTCGGGCGAGGTCCGCAACGTCGACGCCCGCTGCCGCGCCACCATCGGCGAGGTCGGCAACGCCGAGCAGTCCAACATCAACTGGGGCAAGGCCGGCCGCATGCGCTGGAAGGGCGTCCGCCCGACCGTGCGTGGTGTCGCGATGAACCCGGTCGACCACCCGCACGGTGGTGGTGAGGGCAAGACGTCCGGTGGTCGTCACCCCGTCAGCCCCTGGGGCCAGGCCGAGGGTCGCACGCGCAAGCCGAACAAGCCGAGCGACAAGCTCATCGTCCGTCGCCGTAACGCCGGCAAGAAGCGCAAGTAG
- the rplW gene encoding 50S ribosomal protein L23, protein MSGFNKDPRDIIISPVVSEKSYGLIDQGKYTFIVDPRSNKTEIKLAIEKIFDVKVASINTLNRPGKTRRTKFGLGKRKDTKRAIVTLKSGSIDIFTAVG, encoded by the coding sequence ATGAGCGGCTTCAACAAGGACCCGCGCGACATCATCATCTCGCCGGTCGTCTCGGAGAAGAGCTACGGCCTGATCGACCAGGGCAAGTACACGTTCATCGTGGACCCCCGTTCGAACAAGACCGAGATCAAGCTCGCCATCGAGAAGATCTTCGACGTCAAGGTCGCGAGCATCAACACGCTGAACCGTCCGGGCAAGACCCGTCGCACGAAGTTCGGCCTGGGCAAGCGCAAGGACACCAAGCGTGCCATCGTGACGCTCAAGTCCGGTTCGATCGACATCTTCACGGCTGTCGGCTGA
- the rplD gene encoding 50S ribosomal protein L4 → MATETATTIDVLDATGAVAGSIELPAELFDVETNVPLIHQVVTAQLAAARQGTHKTKNRGEVRGAGRKPFKQKGTGRSRQGSVRAPEHTGGGVVHGPTPRDYSQRTPKKMIAAALLGSLSDRARGGRISAVEGFVAAETPSTKTARTLIEKVAPVKNVLVVLESDDELTLKSVRNLPNVHALSYGQLNAYDVLKADALVFSKSALDAFIASKTAKEISA, encoded by the coding sequence ATGGCCACCGAGACCGCAACCACGATCGACGTCCTCGACGCGACCGGAGCCGTCGCCGGCAGCATCGAGCTGCCCGCCGAGCTCTTCGACGTCGAGACGAACGTCCCGCTGATCCACCAGGTCGTGACCGCGCAGCTCGCAGCCGCGCGTCAGGGCACCCACAAGACCAAGAACCGCGGCGAGGTCCGCGGTGCTGGTCGCAAGCCGTTCAAGCAGAAGGGCACCGGCCGCTCCCGTCAGGGTTCGGTCCGCGCACCGGAGCACACCGGCGGTGGCGTGGTCCACGGACCGACCCCGCGCGACTACTCGCAGCGCACCCCGAAGAAGATGATCGCCGCTGCTCTGCTCGGCTCGCTCTCGGACCGCGCCCGCGGTGGCCGCATCTCCGCTGTGGAGGGCTTCGTCGCGGCTGAGACGCCGTCGACGAAGACCGCCCGCACGCTCATCGAGAAGGTCGCGCCCGTCAAGAACGTGCTCGTCGTGCTCGAGTCGGACGACGAGCTCACGCTCAAGTCCGTCCGCAACCTGCCGAACGTCCACGCGCTCTCGTACGGCCAGCTCAACGCCTACGACGTGCTCAAGGCCGACGCCCTCGTCTTCAGCAAGAGCGCCCTCGACGCATTCATCGCGTCGAAGACCGCGAAGGAGATCTCCGCATGA
- the rplC gene encoding 50S ribosomal protein L3 — translation MANSTKTVKGLLGKKLGMTQVWDENNKFIPVTVIEVGPNVVTQIRNVERDGYEAIQIAAGAIDPRKVNKPAAGHFEAAGVTPRRTLTEIRTNDSAEYSLGQELTVDTFEAGQKVDVVGTSKGKGFAGVMKRHGFAGVSASHGAHRNHRKPGSIGASSTPSRVFKGMRMAGRMGGERVTVLNLTVHAVDAEKGLLLVKGAVPGARGRSVFVRTAVKGK, via the coding sequence ATGGCGAACTCAACCAAGACCGTCAAGGGCCTCCTCGGCAAGAAGCTCGGGATGACCCAGGTGTGGGACGAGAACAACAAGTTCATCCCCGTCACCGTGATCGAGGTCGGCCCGAACGTGGTCACCCAGATCCGCAACGTCGAGCGCGACGGCTACGAGGCGATCCAGATCGCCGCCGGTGCGATCGACCCGCGCAAGGTCAACAAGCCGGCTGCCGGCCACTTCGAGGCTGCTGGTGTGACCCCGCGTCGCACCCTCACCGAGATCCGCACCAACGACTCCGCCGAGTACTCGCTCGGCCAGGAGCTCACCGTCGACACCTTCGAGGCCGGCCAGAAGGTCGACGTCGTCGGGACGTCGAAGGGCAAGGGCTTCGCCGGTGTCATGAAGCGCCACGGCTTCGCCGGTGTGTCCGCTTCGCACGGTGCGCACCGCAACCACCGCAAGCCCGGTTCCATCGGTGCCTCGTCGACCCCGTCGCGTGTCTTCAAGGGCATGCGCATGGCTGGTCGCATGGGTGGCGAGCGCGTGACCGTCCTCAACCTCACGGTGCACGCCGTCGACGCCGAGAAGGGTCTGCTGCTCGTCAAGGGCGCCGTCCCCGGTGCTCGTGGCCGCTCCGTCTTCGTCCGTACCGCCGTGAAGGGTAAGTGA
- the rpsJ gene encoding 30S ribosomal protein S10: MAGQKIRIRLKSYDHEVIDTSARKIVDTVTRAGATVVGPVPLPTEKNVVTVIRSPHKYKDSREHFEKRTHKRVIDIVDPTPKAVDSLMRLDLPADVNIEIKL, from the coding sequence ATGGCGGGACAGAAGATCCGCATCCGGCTCAAGTCGTACGACCACGAGGTCATCGACACGTCGGCCCGGAAGATCGTCGACACGGTGACCCGTGCCGGTGCGACCGTGGTCGGCCCGGTGCCGCTCCCCACCGAGAAGAACGTGGTCACCGTGATCCGTTCGCCCCACAAGTACAAGGACTCGCGCGAGCACTTCGAGAAGCGCACGCACAAGCGGGTCATCGACATCGTCGACCCGACGCCGAAGGCCGTCGACTCGCTCATGCGACTCGACCTCCCGGCGGACGTCAACATCGAGATCAAGCTGTAA